One stretch of Acropora muricata isolate sample 2 chromosome 12, ASM3666990v1, whole genome shotgun sequence DNA includes these proteins:
- the LOC136893480 gene encoding dentin sialophosphoprotein-like isoform X2, which produces MNWQFICFVFAFSSLFCRANSDQNKGKVKAVSLHGKLHQKIFHYHHHHHHHHHHFIPRHYHHHRPHHPHYNDRKGHPPHRPQKHHQYRYHHHHHPHHSNPIRKYLHHSHHTHQHYDHRHHRHGHQDFHHHHHHYHYRHQLHGNHHDRAHGHHHHTKVLPRKKPARVRHVNNRAGRLSHPSNVSALIKPKLHVQVKNVQAVKKDSLPKMLSTLGENLLKIGTSMSPKKTKLEVPINSTDTIEQKRNASEGFPIPQFSFAADGLSSNSVVIPATSKQVKVSADDLQMLLHNALDGENEDYVESGSGSGSGSGSGNEMSGAGDLIHNSAPAENEPVPYQNQTSSENPQRRNQTFEEEPDRYSSEVFGDYSDQRLNDTAEAYGKSKEESTQHNEVIQFDGRSKNQFPKDKKLKKATTEKEDSENIEDYQTSESREEFENGTRSESTSFTNQTLLDEPRRPDMNETLHDSEDIFETEDKKSESKPLGQNEGQNVSHDTVELVEGDSEVSGNQASEESGDNTSENKGDEEVSSSGEASDVSISDYSEGSSAENEEGGSAANIDETRIINATDGDNEQEVEFNRAADQHSFEESEAQLDEGHIRKHVIVNFMGNHIVQENKSEPNDDETKTRKLDPEDSVVTTNVTDDSLFDSTSGVRLKNGTDVESQEVDVNKAGKVTKETTNDESKHPVKQVVVNFVGNNPISANQSESSFDRLRSKKSNSENIVDATNSSEDRLLDRTLLNEFNQSADVNGFNQRSLGSDGNGVSNNEIDRPMTQPLNYSSQNILSEESLDQSEPNSKDVADSTNSQKSPLDHELLQEANLSSNSIGTIQNFTAKDVDVDGFPNAEFETPMTNPKLNESLADISETNAEGDTKPEGSEPFTNQLHLYDRQNDVDLLDKPEQMTSDKNDQALVGQDSLEERSPKQDNNNLKIDNTTFPEHFSSNSTYLTALNSESTQLTNMRETKSQENGTMDETDDIPVYTVSMPSGVDSVSRESTGDDKLSSQEFPVSSIDTAVPNREYMQQSTLPREAESTFNAYDISDKGDRENKTNQTQSVIFQKDMLDDPVEESLDSTVESKFS; this is translated from the exons ATGAACTGGCAATTTATCTGCTTTGTTTTCGCTTTTAGTTCATTATTTTGCAGAGCTAACAGCGATCAGAACAAAG GCAAAGTAAAAGCTGTAAGTCTCCACGGAAAGTTGCATCAAAAGATCTTTCATTACCACcaccaccatcatcatcatcatcatcactttattccacgtcattatcatcatcatcgtccgCATCATCCGCATTACAATGATAGAAAGGGACATCCCCCTCATCGACCACAAAAACATCATCAATACcgttatcatcatcaccaccaTCCGCACCACAGCAACCCAATCAGAAAATATCTTCACCATTCGCACCACACTCATCAGCATTATGaccatcgtcatcatcgtcatggACATCAAGATTtccatcaccatcatcatcattatcattatcgcCATCAACTTCATGGTAACCATCATGATCGAGCTCATGGCCACCATCATCACACCAAAGTCCTACCAAGGAAAAAACCAGCTCGAGTCCGCCATGTTAACAACAGAGCTGGTCGTTTAAGCCACCCATCCAACGTCAGCGCTCTCATTAAGCCCAAGCTACACGTACAAGTAAAAAACGTGCAAGCCGTTAAGAAGGATTCTCTTCCCAAAATGCTATCTACGCTTGGTgagaatttattgaaaataGGGACAAGCATGTCGCCCAAGAAAACAAAGTTGGAAGTTCCTATTAATTCAACTG ACACCAtcgaacaaaaaagaaatgccAGTGAAGGATTCCCTAttcctcaattttcttttgccGCTGATGGATTATCTTCTAACTCAGTTGTGATTCCAGCAACTTCAAAGCAAGTAAAGGTGTCCGCAGACGATCTTCAAATGCTCTTACATAACGCTCTTGATGGAGAAAATGAGGATTATGTGGAAAGTGGTTCCGGATCCGGATCTGGATCCGGAAGCGGAAACGAAATG agTGGCGCTGGGGATCTAATCCACAACTCCGCCCCAGCAGAAAATGAACCTGTCCCCTATCAAAATCAAACTTCCTCTGAAAATCCACAAAGACGAAACCAAACATTTGAAGAGGAACCTGACCGTTATTCGTCTGAGGTGTTTGGTGATTACAGTGATCAACGTCTAAATGATACGGCAGAGGCGTACGGCAAAAGTAAAGAAGAATCAACACAACACAACGAAGTTATCCAATTTGACGGAAGAAGCAAAAACCAGTTTCCCAAGGataagaaattaaagaaagctACTACAGAAAAGGAAGATTCAGAAAACATTGAGGATTATCAAACAAGTGAATCCAGGGAAGAATTTGAAAACGGAACGAGAAGCGAATCAACATCCTTCACAAACCAAACTCTTCTTGATGAACCAAGAAGACCAGACATGAATGAAACACTCCATGATTCCGAGGATATCTTTGAAACAGAAGATAAGAAATCTGAATCAAAACCACTTGGCCAAAATGAAGGacaaaatgtttctcatgataccgTAGAACTTGTGGAAGGCGATAGTGAAGTCAGCGGAAATCAGGCGTCGGAAGAAAGCGGTGACAACACCAGTGAAAATAAAGGAGATGAAGAGGTATCGTCCTCGGGAGAAGCTTCTGATGTGTCCATTAGTGATTACAGCGAAGGTAGTTCTGCAGAGAACGAAGAAGGTGGATCTGCAGCGAACATTGATGAAACTAGGATTATAAATGCAACCGATGGCGACAATGAGCAAGAGGTAGAATTTAACAGAGCAGCAGATCAGCACAGCTTTGAAGAATCAGAGGCACAACTTGACGAAGGGCACATTCGGAAACATGTCATCGTGAATTTTATGGGGAATCATATTGTTCAGGAAAACAAGAGTGAACCAAATGATGATGAAACGAAAACGAGGAAACTGGATCCAGAGGACAGTGTTGTTACTACTAATGTAACCGACGACAGCCTTTTTGACAGTACTTCAGGGGTTCGGTTAAAAAATGGAACTGATGTAGAGAGCCAGGAGGTAGACGTCAATAAAGCAGGTAAAGTAACAAAAGAGACGACCAACGATGAATCCAAGCATCCAGTAAAACAGGTTGTTGTGAATTTCGTGGGAAATAATCCCATTTCGGCAAACCAGAGTGAGTCGTCTTTTGACCGATTAAGATCCAAAAAATCGAATTCAGAAAACATTGTTGACGCTACCAATTCCTCTGAGGACAGGCTTCTTGATCGTACTTTATTAAATGAGTTTAACCAGTCAGCCGATGTTAACGGGTTTAACCAGAGGTCTTTAGGCTCTGACGGCAATGGAGTTTCCAACAACGAGATCGACAGACCAATGACACAGCCTTTAAATTATTCATCCCAGAACATTCTTAGTGAAGAATCTTTGGATCAAAGTGAACCAAATTCAAAAGATGTTGCCGATTCTACAAATTCACAGAAAAGTCCTCTAGATCATGAACTATTGCAAGAAGCGAATTTATCATCAAACTCGATTGGCACTATTCAGAATTTTACAGCCAAGGACGTTGACGTTGATGGATTTCCCAACGCGGAGTTTGAAACACCAATGACAAACCCAAAGCTCAATGAATCCCTGGCAGATATCTCAGAGACAAACGCAGAAGGGGATACAAAACCTGAAGGAAGTGAACCTTTCACCAATCAGTTGCATCTCTACGACCGACAAAACGACGTGGACCTTCTTGACAAACCGGAACAAATGACCTCGGATAAAAACGACCAGGCATTGGTCGGTCAAGACTCTTTGGAAGAGCGTTCGCCAAAGCAAGATAACAACAACCTTAAGATTGATAATACAACCTTCCCTGAACATTTTTCATCCAATAGCACTTATTTAACGGCCTTGAACTCTGAGAGCACCCAGTTAACAAATATGCGCGAAACAAAATCACAGGAAAATGGTACCATGGATGAAACAGATGATATTCCAGTGTACACTGTATCAATGCCAAGTGGGGTAGATTCGGTTTCGAGGGAGTCAACGGGGGACGATAAATTAAGTTCACAAGAATTTCCAGTCTCTTCAATCGACACGGCGGTGCCAAACCGTGAATACATGCAACAATCAACCTTACCAAGGGAGGCAGAGAGCACGTTTAACGCATACGACATATCCGATAAAGGAGACCGCGAGAACAAGACGAACCAGACGCAAAGTG tgatatttcaaaaagACATGCTCGATGACCCGGTGGAAGAGTCTTTAGACAGCACGGTTGAGAGCAAGTTCAGTTAG
- the LOC136893480 gene encoding dentin sialophosphoprotein-like isoform X1, with translation MNWQFICFVFAFSSLFCRANSDQNKGKVKAVSLHGKLHQKIFHYHHHHHHHHHHFIPRHYHHHRPHHPHYNDRKGHPPHRPQKHHQYRYHHHHHPHHSNPIRKYLHHSHHTHQHYDHRHHRHGHQDFHHHHHHYHYRHQLHGNHHDRAHGHHHHTKVLPRKKPARVRHVNNRAGRLSHPSNVSALIKPKLHVQVKNVQAVKKDSLPKMLSTLGENLLKIGTSMSPKKTKLEVPINSTDTIEQKRNASEGFPIPQFSFAADGLSSNSVVIPATSKQVKVSADDLQMLLHNALDGENEDYVESGSGSGSGSGSGNEMSGAGDLIHNSAPAENEPVPYQNQTSSENPQRRNQTFEEEPDRYSSEVFGDYSDQRLNDTAEAYGKSKEESTQHNEVIQFDGRSKNQFPKDKKLKKATTEKEDSENIEDYQTSESREEFENGTRSESTSFTNQTLLDEPRRPDMNETLHDSEDIFETEDKKSESKPLGQNEGQNVSHDTVELVEGDSEVSGNQASEESGDNTSENKGDEEVSSSGEASDVSISDYSEGSSAENEEGGSAANIDETRIINATDGDNEQEVEFNRAADQHSFEESEAQLDEGHIRKHVIVNFMGNHIVQENKSEPNDDETKTRKLDPEDSVVTTNVTDDSLFDSTSGVRLKNGTDVESQEVDVNKAGKVTKETTNDESKHPVKQVVVNFVGNNPISANQSESSFDRLRSKKSNSENIVDATNSSEDRLLDRTLLNEFNQSADVNGFNQRSLGSDGNGVSNNEIDRPMTQPLNYSSQNILSEESLDQSEPNSKDVADSTNSQKSPLDHELLQEANLSSNSIGTIQNFTAKDVDVDGFPNAEFETPMTNPKLNESLADISETNAEGDTKPEGSEPFTNQLHLYDRQNDVDLLDKPEQMTSDKNDQALVGQDSLEERSPKQDNNNLKIDNTTFPEHFSSNSTYLTALNSESTQLTNMRETKSQENGTMDETDDIPVYTVSMPSGVDSVSRESTGDDKLSSQEFPVSSIDTAVPNREYMQQSTLPREAESTFNAYDISDKGDRENKTNQTQSGKSVFFHPREKREALEYCYYPLILQNAF, from the exons ATGAACTGGCAATTTATCTGCTTTGTTTTCGCTTTTAGTTCATTATTTTGCAGAGCTAACAGCGATCAGAACAAAG GCAAAGTAAAAGCTGTAAGTCTCCACGGAAAGTTGCATCAAAAGATCTTTCATTACCACcaccaccatcatcatcatcatcatcactttattccacgtcattatcatcatcatcgtccgCATCATCCGCATTACAATGATAGAAAGGGACATCCCCCTCATCGACCACAAAAACATCATCAATACcgttatcatcatcaccaccaTCCGCACCACAGCAACCCAATCAGAAAATATCTTCACCATTCGCACCACACTCATCAGCATTATGaccatcgtcatcatcgtcatggACATCAAGATTtccatcaccatcatcatcattatcattatcgcCATCAACTTCATGGTAACCATCATGATCGAGCTCATGGCCACCATCATCACACCAAAGTCCTACCAAGGAAAAAACCAGCTCGAGTCCGCCATGTTAACAACAGAGCTGGTCGTTTAAGCCACCCATCCAACGTCAGCGCTCTCATTAAGCCCAAGCTACACGTACAAGTAAAAAACGTGCAAGCCGTTAAGAAGGATTCTCTTCCCAAAATGCTATCTACGCTTGGTgagaatttattgaaaataGGGACAAGCATGTCGCCCAAGAAAACAAAGTTGGAAGTTCCTATTAATTCAACTG ACACCAtcgaacaaaaaagaaatgccAGTGAAGGATTCCCTAttcctcaattttcttttgccGCTGATGGATTATCTTCTAACTCAGTTGTGATTCCAGCAACTTCAAAGCAAGTAAAGGTGTCCGCAGACGATCTTCAAATGCTCTTACATAACGCTCTTGATGGAGAAAATGAGGATTATGTGGAAAGTGGTTCCGGATCCGGATCTGGATCCGGAAGCGGAAACGAAATG agTGGCGCTGGGGATCTAATCCACAACTCCGCCCCAGCAGAAAATGAACCTGTCCCCTATCAAAATCAAACTTCCTCTGAAAATCCACAAAGACGAAACCAAACATTTGAAGAGGAACCTGACCGTTATTCGTCTGAGGTGTTTGGTGATTACAGTGATCAACGTCTAAATGATACGGCAGAGGCGTACGGCAAAAGTAAAGAAGAATCAACACAACACAACGAAGTTATCCAATTTGACGGAAGAAGCAAAAACCAGTTTCCCAAGGataagaaattaaagaaagctACTACAGAAAAGGAAGATTCAGAAAACATTGAGGATTATCAAACAAGTGAATCCAGGGAAGAATTTGAAAACGGAACGAGAAGCGAATCAACATCCTTCACAAACCAAACTCTTCTTGATGAACCAAGAAGACCAGACATGAATGAAACACTCCATGATTCCGAGGATATCTTTGAAACAGAAGATAAGAAATCTGAATCAAAACCACTTGGCCAAAATGAAGGacaaaatgtttctcatgataccgTAGAACTTGTGGAAGGCGATAGTGAAGTCAGCGGAAATCAGGCGTCGGAAGAAAGCGGTGACAACACCAGTGAAAATAAAGGAGATGAAGAGGTATCGTCCTCGGGAGAAGCTTCTGATGTGTCCATTAGTGATTACAGCGAAGGTAGTTCTGCAGAGAACGAAGAAGGTGGATCTGCAGCGAACATTGATGAAACTAGGATTATAAATGCAACCGATGGCGACAATGAGCAAGAGGTAGAATTTAACAGAGCAGCAGATCAGCACAGCTTTGAAGAATCAGAGGCACAACTTGACGAAGGGCACATTCGGAAACATGTCATCGTGAATTTTATGGGGAATCATATTGTTCAGGAAAACAAGAGTGAACCAAATGATGATGAAACGAAAACGAGGAAACTGGATCCAGAGGACAGTGTTGTTACTACTAATGTAACCGACGACAGCCTTTTTGACAGTACTTCAGGGGTTCGGTTAAAAAATGGAACTGATGTAGAGAGCCAGGAGGTAGACGTCAATAAAGCAGGTAAAGTAACAAAAGAGACGACCAACGATGAATCCAAGCATCCAGTAAAACAGGTTGTTGTGAATTTCGTGGGAAATAATCCCATTTCGGCAAACCAGAGTGAGTCGTCTTTTGACCGATTAAGATCCAAAAAATCGAATTCAGAAAACATTGTTGACGCTACCAATTCCTCTGAGGACAGGCTTCTTGATCGTACTTTATTAAATGAGTTTAACCAGTCAGCCGATGTTAACGGGTTTAACCAGAGGTCTTTAGGCTCTGACGGCAATGGAGTTTCCAACAACGAGATCGACAGACCAATGACACAGCCTTTAAATTATTCATCCCAGAACATTCTTAGTGAAGAATCTTTGGATCAAAGTGAACCAAATTCAAAAGATGTTGCCGATTCTACAAATTCACAGAAAAGTCCTCTAGATCATGAACTATTGCAAGAAGCGAATTTATCATCAAACTCGATTGGCACTATTCAGAATTTTACAGCCAAGGACGTTGACGTTGATGGATTTCCCAACGCGGAGTTTGAAACACCAATGACAAACCCAAAGCTCAATGAATCCCTGGCAGATATCTCAGAGACAAACGCAGAAGGGGATACAAAACCTGAAGGAAGTGAACCTTTCACCAATCAGTTGCATCTCTACGACCGACAAAACGACGTGGACCTTCTTGACAAACCGGAACAAATGACCTCGGATAAAAACGACCAGGCATTGGTCGGTCAAGACTCTTTGGAAGAGCGTTCGCCAAAGCAAGATAACAACAACCTTAAGATTGATAATACAACCTTCCCTGAACATTTTTCATCCAATAGCACTTATTTAACGGCCTTGAACTCTGAGAGCACCCAGTTAACAAATATGCGCGAAACAAAATCACAGGAAAATGGTACCATGGATGAAACAGATGATATTCCAGTGTACACTGTATCAATGCCAAGTGGGGTAGATTCGGTTTCGAGGGAGTCAACGGGGGACGATAAATTAAGTTCACAAGAATTTCCAGTCTCTTCAATCGACACGGCGGTGCCAAACCGTGAATACATGCAACAATCAACCTTACCAAGGGAGGCAGAGAGCACGTTTAACGCATACGACATATCCGATAAAGGAGACCGCGAGAACAAGACGAACCAGACGCAAAGTGGTAAGTCCGTCTTTTTCCATCCGAGGGAAAAGAGGGAAGCATTAGAGTATTGCTATTACCCGTTAATTCTGCAAAATGCCTTTTAG